Sequence from the Opisthocomus hoazin isolate bOpiHoa1 chromosome 7, bOpiHoa1.hap1, whole genome shotgun sequence genome:
CTCATAATGAACATACTCAATCCGAAACATGCAGTCCAAGGCAAGAAGAGTTTATATCCTTTTAAATATGCAAGttattgtttgtggtttttttatgcAAGCAGTTGCTGACTTTCAGACCTGCTTCCTCCAAGGATTTGTTTTGTCAGTGCAAGGTCTTCGCCTCACGGGAGCAGGGAGTGGGGAAGAGTGTGGTGACTCATTTGCACAGCCAGAGGATTGACTGTCCCTGCACATATTAAGGGATGAATCATGCTccacaaaagcaataaaaaatgccTATTAAATGCCTGGCTAGCTTCTTAGTCTATCCAACCCTTTGTTCCTCCCCTGGACTGCTGACCCTGTTACACCTGGCCAAGCTTCAGCATCAGCTTTTTTGCACTGTTGGAGACCTTTGTCCTTCTAGTTTTTCTGGATCTAGCTGATCTAATCTCAAAAGCCATTTTTCAGATTTAGAAAAGCCCTGCAGCTATATGCACTACACAGATCATTAAGGAAAGCCTTCCCCTTTCTCTATAGACAGAGTGTGCTGGATCACCTACACACCAGCAACAAATAACATGCTGTAATCTGTCTAGGAGCTGTAGTGATGGACTTGTTAGAAATGCCCTCGCTAATgtatggaagggaaaaaaagaaagttttctggGATATTAACACTCAGCAGAGGAGAATTTCTCTACTTGTTAGCCCTGAGGGCCCTAATAGTTGCTCTGAAAAGCCCTGTGAGCTCCAAACACTTGACACGAAGAAGGTTCCTTCTTCTATTGGGAGATTCTCCAGAATGACgcatcgtgcaagctcctgtgaagaacatgatctccaggccagcctcaagcagtacaccagggcagctgtgggtcgctgagccggggtggggcccgcctggacaaggtcctgtgcagcctgctgtaggtgaccctgcttcggcaggggggttggaccagatgactcacagaggtcccttccaaccccgaacattctgtgattctatggccgGCAGGGGAGCCTGTGATTCGCTAAGACGCCCGTGAtgtcacaggggacgcgtcacagtGGGGTGGATATCgaagggtaccagccagcagcacggccccagtccagccttggccagcagtgagtacgCTTTgcaggggaggctgggctgggtgagGGCCGGGGCAGGAACGCGGGGCTCCGcggctgggttctcagcctgcgttgagggcccaggcgctggcgggagcgccttgggcagggcacagcgctggcagcagcggggctgggtgccGGCCTTGCTGCCTCTCAGCTGCATCAGcccctctcctacctgtccccagctccctgtgtcTCCTGTCCCCGCTCCTCCCTCCCAGATATACTGaactccttctctccctcctcccgcaGACCATGGCACGGTTCTTTGCTGGGCTTGTCTATCAGGCACACTTCATTGGTGCGGAGCTGGACGAGGCTACGCGCATGCGCATGCAGCAGCGTGAGTACTATCTGAGCTGGAAAATGATTCAGATGCTGCAGGACCTGCAGGGGCAGAGGATCCAGCTGCAGacgatccaggagcagagcgcctttgcctggggagccctgctctgcactgccttgcagcaatggcagtTCTGGGTCATTGCTGCAGTCCTGGTCCTCCTCTGCgagctctgctggtggctcagcagAAGGAGCCatcagccagccagcagcagcaagcacagtgGGTCCAGACGCcttgagaaggaggaggaggaaggctcatTACATATGGACAGCTTTCTGGATGAGTACATGTCGTGGCGGGTGCCGAAGAGGAAAgtagcatgcagggtggtggaaaCCCTGGCAAAAGAGCTTATCCGTGTCTGCCAAAAGCTCTCCAAGAACGACTTCATGCCGCGGCTGCAGGCACCTGTCGGGTTGGGCGGCTTCCAAGAAGACGTGGATCCCCAAGGAGAAGAGCAGTATGTCTatcttgtgcccctggagccaccacccgggcactccttccacctggagctgagcaccgaaggcgagatgccggtgaggaactcccgcctgcgtgtgcagctggagtgcacgtgcagtGAGGATCAGCAGCCGGGgtacatgctctgcttcctccactaCTCTGAGGACCAGCCGACGAGCATGCAggaagccagcctcctacaaaccctctgcaccggcccgtacctcgacctGCAGAAAACCACCTtgtggctccaggagctgatgaaagCAGCCTGCACCCTTGTGCCTTACACGGACACTTACAAGCTAACGGTGCTGGCCTCCAGACGCTACTGCAGGATCAAggtgaccagcatcttcaagaactcccgctccattgagctggtcttgggGGTGCAGCACGGTGACTCGGGCACATTTGTATGCTTGGAgtaggcggagggcggtcttaccagcagcacgaggtggccgaaggcagagagCGAGCCaacgagagagcgcgaggtggccgaagagtctgctcgctgcaaggaggttTGCGACAGAGACTGCATTAGCACCCAGGCAGCGACCTCCCTCCTTCCTCAAGAGGCTCCATTCCCTGTGGGACCTTTACCCTGAGCAAAGATGCCAacacatgtttctttgtttgaaagctgcctctaAATACGCTGAGCCAAGacagaacgggggctggatgcgccggccattcactgtctTGGGACATGACCATAGtggggtgggaagaaggtgcatagcttacaccaggctgcagagaggcaggcGGTaggtgaggaacctctgctgctgtggtgggttaaccttggctggttgcactggaacaggcttcccagggaagtgatggagtcaccatccctgcatgTGTTCAAACACTGTgcagacatggcacttcaggacatgctttagtaggcatgatggtgaaGGGTTGATGGTTGGTCTTGATggtgttagaggtcttttccaaccttaatgattccaggaggaagagggggaagaCCCATTACATATGGACAGGATTCTGGATGAGTAAACATCGTGGTCCCTGCTGAACAAGCTAAGAGTATGCCCGGTGGTGGAAGAGATGGTCAATGACCTTCTCCTTGCCTGCCAAATCTTCTCCAGCAATGACTTCATGCTACAAGCAAGCTAATGGTTCTGCCCTCCACAAGCTTCTGCAAGCCTCCACACGCACTGCAGTGAGAGCAATGCCCCGACCTGCAGGGTCTATCCGTTACCCCTTCCCCCAGCTCATGGCACTGGGAAGGTGTTGCACTGTGCCTTATGCCCTGGTGCCCTGCTCACAGGCCTGCCCAGCTGCTGAGAGAGAACAGCAATAGGGTGACACAGGTGCCTTAATGCACGCTTGGCTCACACAAGCCAGGTGAAGGTAAAGCGTCAGTTGCAGCGCTTCAGACTGTGAAACAAGCACCACATTCACATGTGTTTGTAGAAGCCAGGGTGAAATTTTAGTATTTGATGAGAAACCTTTGTATGTTCATGCTTTAATACAGTCTGGCACATAATTAGAAATGACTCATGGATAATCTTGATCATGGAGCTCTCTGAAATTAGATGATAATTTAGCCTGGAATTCCTGCAGAAAGAACGAAGGAAAAGACAATTATAATTATTCTAATCAAGATATCTTTTTCTTTGCCTGGGGTGTTGCTTTGTGAACTGCCAGAGGCCTGAAATTATTTAGACCATTTCTGCCGCTCACTGTTTCCCAGGCAAACACTACTGATCACTGCGTAGCTTCATCACCGTGAAATTCCTGTAAGTGCTACTGACAGAGAGGAGAAGATGAAAGGCGCGAGGATAGAACTGCAGAGCTGCGTGCTGCTGGGGCGTGAGCAGAGCAGCCACCAAAGAAGGGATGGGTCTGGGAGCTTTCTCCAAACCCCTGGGGCTTCCCACCAGGAGGGATCGAATCCTGTGCAGCAGCAAAAGGATGTTTGGTAACGTCCACCACCAATTCCCACACAATGGATAGAGGCGTTGCAGCTGGCAGAAAGGTGGCTTGGGTGCTCCCATTTGCATCACTGGATTTTgtgcctcttcccttccttggCTTTGATGCCAGTTTAGGTGCTTCCAGTCaagtgctgggctgcagggagctgggctgcggggccAGTGCCACCTCACACAACAGAGATCACGTCCTTGTCCTCACTACCAGAGCTGGTGCCTGCAGCCCATTTACAGAAGGGATGTCTGGCCCAGGGGATGTTGAGCAATGGAGAGGTCACCATGAGGTATGGACCAAAGGGGAAAGAGTGGGTTGTATGAGGCTGTCCCTGGCCTGGTGCGTGTG
This genomic interval carries:
- the LOC104332194 gene encoding LOW QUALITY PROTEIN: uncharacterized protein LOC104332194 (The sequence of the model RefSeq protein was modified relative to this genomic sequence to represent the inferred CDS: deleted 1 base in 1 codon), giving the protein MLQTVQFNWKARVTAASHPALEESFSGRACVEGPGAGGSALGRAQRWQQRGWCRPCCLSAASAPLLPVPSSLCLLSPLLPPRYTELLLSLLPQTMARFFAGLVYQAHFIGAELDEATRMRMQQREYYLSWKMIQMLQDLQGQRIQLQTIQEQSAFAWGALLCTALQQWQFWVIAAVLVLLCELCWWLSRRSHQPASSSKHSGSRRLEKEEEEGSLHMDSFLDEYMSWRVPKRKVACRVVETLAKELIRVCQKLSKNDFMPRLQAPVGLGGFQEDVDPQGEEQYVYLVPLEPPPGHSFHLELSTEGEMPVRNSRLRVQLECTCSEDQQPGYMLCFLHYSEDQPTSMQEASLLQTLCTGPYLDLQKTTLWLQELMKAACTLVPYTDTYKLTVLASRRYCRIKVTSIFKNSRSIELVLGVQHGDSGTFVCLE